In Hippocampus zosterae strain Florida chromosome 3, ASM2543408v3, whole genome shotgun sequence, a genomic segment contains:
- the LOC127597353 gene encoding ceramide kinase-like isoform X1, with protein MERPVKLLLLSELRVRNVGHEVSLCRSLLTWKRRTFSPFRASVCHSVPVSEIVAVREEEEEDTKKEEEEKSARENGSWKKIRERRDKESRRLSFTVSYVERCRQHRWRCAHVTFTCPQVALCHRWVNTIGEQLAAISGRPTRLLVYINPYGGKRQAKRVYKQKVAPLFALAGVGTHVIVTEYANHARDHLREEAELEKYDGVVCVGGDGMFSELVHGLVWRTQKDGGVDVDGPQRTLIACSLRIGIIPAGSTDCICFATVGTNDPVTSALHIIVGDSQPMDVSSVHRDDTFLRYSVSLLGYGFYGDVLTDSERKRWMGPARYDLAGLKMFLTHRHYEGTVSYLPAGAGVGQPRDASRCRSGCSVCQDNKTLLLGRAGVDQTDPKEDGDAEKAEAGWRSIRGKFLAINAASMSCACPRSPKGLSPAAHLADGTADLILVRKCSRVNFLRHLLRHASKDDQFDLSFVEVHRVRRFRFTPRHCHSDSDSDLELDPLEGRRQIFGQICRDHPACGCAPAFSSWNCDGEILPHAAIDVRVHCQLIRLFARGIEEAAMFDELAPACSA; from the exons ATGGAGAGGCCGGTGAAGCTGCTGCTCTTGTCCGAGCTGCGCGTCCGCAACGTCGGCCACGAAGTGAGCCTGTGCCGCTCCCTGCTCACCTGGAAAAGGCGAACCTTCAGCCCGTTCAGAGCCA GTGTGTGTCACAGCGTGCCTGTGTCAGAGATTGTGGCTGtgcgcgaggaggaggaggaggatacgaaaaaggaagaggaggagaagagcgCAAGAGAGAACGGCAGCTGGAAGAAGATCAGAGAGAGACGAGACAAAGAAAGCCGCCGGCTTTCTTTCACAG TTTCGTACGTGGAGAGGTGTCGGCAGCACCGCTGGCGGTGCGCCCATGTCACCTTCACCTGTCCACAGGTGGCGCTGTGCCACCGTTGGGTGAACACCATCGGAGAGCAGCTTGCGGCCATCA GCGGCAGGCCCACTCGGCTGCTGGTGTACATCAACCCGTACGGCGGCAAGCGGCAGGCCAAGCGCGTCTACAAGCAGAAGGTGGCGCCGCTCTTTGCCCTCGCTGGCGTCGGCACGCACGTCATCG TGACGGAGTACGCCAACCACGCCCGGGACCACCTgagggaggaggcggagctAGAGAAGTACGACGG CGTGGTGTGCGTGGGCGGCGACGGCATGTTCAGCGAGTTGGTGCACGGCTTGGTGTGGCGAACGCAGAAGGACGGCGGCGTGGACGTCGACGGGCCCCAGCGGACGCTCATCGCCTGCTCGCTACGCATCGGGATCATCCCAGCAG GTTCCACAGATTGTATCTGCTTCGCCACAGTGGGCACAAACGATCCCGTGACCTCCGCTCTGCACATCATCGTGG GCGACAGTCAGCCCATGGACGTGAGCTCGGTGCACCGCGACGACACCTTCCTGCGCTACTCGGTGTCGCTGCTGGGCTACGGCTTCTACGGCGACGTGCTGACGGACAGCGAGAGGAAGCGCTGGATGGGCCCCGCCCGGTACGACCTGGCCGGGCTCAAGATGTTCCTCACGCACCGTCACTACGAGGGCACCGTGTCCTACCTGCCCGCCGGCGCCGGCGTGGGACAGCCCAGGGATGCGTCCAGGTGTCGATCTGG TTGTTCCGTTTGTCAGGACAACAAGACGCTGTTGTTGGGGAGAGCCGGCGTGGACCAGACGGACCCCAAGGAGGACGGCG ATGCAGAAAAGGCAGAAGCCGGCTGGCGGAGCATCCGCGGCAAGTTCCTGGCCATCAACGCGGCCAGCATGAGCTGCGCGTGCCCCCGCAGCCCCAAAGGCCTGTCGCCCGCCGCCCACCTGGCCGACGGCACCGCCGACCTCATCCTGGTGCGCAAGTGCTCCCGCGTCAACTTCCTCAGGCACCTCCTGCGCCACGCCAGCAAGGACGACCAG ttcGACCTGTCCTTCGTGGAGGTGCACCGCGTGAGGCGCTTCCGCTTCACGCCGCGACACTGCCACAGCGACTCGGACTCGGACCTGGAACTGGACCCGCTGGAGGGGAGGCGGCAGATCTTCGGACAGATCTGCCGAGACCACCCGGCCTGCGGTTGCGCGCCCGCCTTCAGCAGCTGGAACTGCGACGGCGAGATCCTCCCGCACGCGGCCATCGACGTCAG AGTGCATTGCCAGCTGATCCGACTGTTTGCCCGAGGCATCGAAGAGGCGGCCATGTTTGATGAGCTGGCGCCCGCCTGCTCGGCGTAG
- the LOC127597353 gene encoding ceramide kinase-like isoform X2 gives MERPVKLLLLSELRVRNVGHEVSLCRSLLTWKRRTFSPFRASVCHSVPVSEIVAVREEEEEDTKKEEEEKSARENGSWKKIRERRDKESRRLSFTVSYVERCRQHRWRCAHVTFTCPQVALCHRWVNTIGEQLAAISGRPTRLLVYINPYGGKRQAKRVYKQKVAPLFALAGVGTHVIVTEYANHARDHLREEAELEKYDGVVCVGGDGMFSELVHGLVWRTQKDGGVDVDGPQRTLIACSLRIGIIPAGSTDCICFATVGTNDPVTSALHIIVGDSQPMDVSSVHRDDTFLRYSVSLLGYGFYGDVLTDSERKRWMGPARCSVCQDNKTLLLGRAGVDQTDPKEDGDAEKAEAGWRSIRGKFLAINAASMSCACPRSPKGLSPAAHLADGTADLILVRKCSRVNFLRHLLRHASKDDQFDLSFVEVHRVRRFRFTPRHCHSDSDSDLELDPLEGRRQIFGQICRDHPACGCAPAFSSWNCDGEILPHAAIDVRVHCQLIRLFARGIEEAAMFDELAPACSA, from the exons ATGGAGAGGCCGGTGAAGCTGCTGCTCTTGTCCGAGCTGCGCGTCCGCAACGTCGGCCACGAAGTGAGCCTGTGCCGCTCCCTGCTCACCTGGAAAAGGCGAACCTTCAGCCCGTTCAGAGCCA GTGTGTGTCACAGCGTGCCTGTGTCAGAGATTGTGGCTGtgcgcgaggaggaggaggaggatacgaaaaaggaagaggaggagaagagcgCAAGAGAGAACGGCAGCTGGAAGAAGATCAGAGAGAGACGAGACAAAGAAAGCCGCCGGCTTTCTTTCACAG TTTCGTACGTGGAGAGGTGTCGGCAGCACCGCTGGCGGTGCGCCCATGTCACCTTCACCTGTCCACAGGTGGCGCTGTGCCACCGTTGGGTGAACACCATCGGAGAGCAGCTTGCGGCCATCA GCGGCAGGCCCACTCGGCTGCTGGTGTACATCAACCCGTACGGCGGCAAGCGGCAGGCCAAGCGCGTCTACAAGCAGAAGGTGGCGCCGCTCTTTGCCCTCGCTGGCGTCGGCACGCACGTCATCG TGACGGAGTACGCCAACCACGCCCGGGACCACCTgagggaggaggcggagctAGAGAAGTACGACGG CGTGGTGTGCGTGGGCGGCGACGGCATGTTCAGCGAGTTGGTGCACGGCTTGGTGTGGCGAACGCAGAAGGACGGCGGCGTGGACGTCGACGGGCCCCAGCGGACGCTCATCGCCTGCTCGCTACGCATCGGGATCATCCCAGCAG GTTCCACAGATTGTATCTGCTTCGCCACAGTGGGCACAAACGATCCCGTGACCTCCGCTCTGCACATCATCGTGG GCGACAGTCAGCCCATGGACGTGAGCTCGGTGCACCGCGACGACACCTTCCTGCGCTACTCGGTGTCGCTGCTGGGCTACGGCTTCTACGGCGACGTGCTGACGGACAGCGAGAGGAAGCGCTGGATGGGCCCCGCCCG TTGTTCCGTTTGTCAGGACAACAAGACGCTGTTGTTGGGGAGAGCCGGCGTGGACCAGACGGACCCCAAGGAGGACGGCG ATGCAGAAAAGGCAGAAGCCGGCTGGCGGAGCATCCGCGGCAAGTTCCTGGCCATCAACGCGGCCAGCATGAGCTGCGCGTGCCCCCGCAGCCCCAAAGGCCTGTCGCCCGCCGCCCACCTGGCCGACGGCACCGCCGACCTCATCCTGGTGCGCAAGTGCTCCCGCGTCAACTTCCTCAGGCACCTCCTGCGCCACGCCAGCAAGGACGACCAG ttcGACCTGTCCTTCGTGGAGGTGCACCGCGTGAGGCGCTTCCGCTTCACGCCGCGACACTGCCACAGCGACTCGGACTCGGACCTGGAACTGGACCCGCTGGAGGGGAGGCGGCAGATCTTCGGACAGATCTGCCGAGACCACCCGGCCTGCGGTTGCGCGCCCGCCTTCAGCAGCTGGAACTGCGACGGCGAGATCCTCCCGCACGCGGCCATCGACGTCAG AGTGCATTGCCAGCTGATCCGACTGTTTGCCCGAGGCATCGAAGAGGCGGCCATGTTTGATGAGCTGGCGCCCGCCTGCTCGGCGTAG